The following are from one region of the Centropristis striata isolate RG_2023a ecotype Rhode Island chromosome 19, C.striata_1.0, whole genome shotgun sequence genome:
- the rab11fip1b gene encoding trichohyalin isoform X2 → MSLADQQWCPTSVQVTVHQARGLRIKGKSGTNDAFAIMQVGKEKFQTSVVEKCVAPVWKEEAAFDLPPLLLHQGGGGGGTERSTLHVHVLHRALVGPDKLLGQAVINLLLLSEDKTRNKTEWFKLLDKTGKADKDRGEVLVDIQFMRNNMTASMFDLSAAGKSRSRLGKFKDKVRGKKKESDTASNVVPPFSQVLTDSEEEGNGDGEVAVVKDEKKKKHKMKSLFSPKSNLQKNMSQSMSVLPGKNSSLSGSQSSGLNVDSSEGKKKFKFLKHKRSGSSDSKDSSLGQQKHAAAEQSNLCINGSHVYCEEPPPRTSRIGSNYSLASSGLGSMEDVPESSPPSVDSLRAVRQYSPWTEEEEEEVEKMKEDEGELNREETIRMEEEERRRKEEEERVRRQEELERLRQEEEERRRTEEERVKREEEERIRRHEEERAQEERRRQEEEERLRREEKERERLAEEKRRLEEQEMRQREEEEKIKMEEERAQEERRRQEEEERKLAEEKWKLEEDERRIEEERDKKEKEERIRRAVERAEEERRRREKEEMLRRQEEEREEKRRLEEQERRCREEEERIRVEEERALEEKRQEEDERVRREEEERELEEKRRLEEQEKRQKEIEESIRVEEERAQEERRRQEEEYKLAEEKRIEEEKFRKEEEERIRKEEERRRQEEEEKVRMQEEEHKEKRRLEEQERKQREEDERIKKEEEERKAMREKEEFERLVEEKRKLEEEERKSIEAEEKRIRAEEERRMKEEEDERVKRQEEEERRLEEQKKRVEEEEKRQREEEERRREEEERARREKEEHERLVEEKMRQEEEERRRVEEEEKNQREEEERRKREEKAEKKRKEEEARKLEKEKLARKAEEQKKKENLSKHKAAGKKPKESPAEVPSTNPFDENFSNPSDETPDSPAEPLQQRVQSVASLVASKPISADEKDPNSTQREKRPAPRPPGRNQAERQSQREQDESTQHLAQINKKSKEKDIKTVSVLPQRSVQMIAPLSRSPTDAKMQNSATKETSNVAKHNKRHAPPRPRSEEEEPSSEHKKEAKQVPAVYGLNPFDDDEDESAAQNDTTTSGDAGSVQWPPAVSRTADQDSASQTKIKSSKTRAPPLPVKKAGGDRVTDDKCVTDNAASDPKSEAASPVQVQEDPLQVSQPATVQSAAGEAGGKKEGPQIAPRRLQPVKPLNPLEQQFVSGAQEEKENKSTGILCEVQQKTKVNDTGLKGPYSQLTREELISLVLKQENQLSERDTKISQLELYIDNLLVRVMEEQPSILMSLNSLKKAA, encoded by the exons ATGTCTCTGGCGGATCAGCAGTGGTGTCCCACGAGCGTCCAGGTAACGGTGCACCAAGCCAGAGGCCTGAGGATAAAGGGGAAAAGCGGCACCAACGATGCGTTTGCGATCATGCAAGTGGGCAAGGAGAAGTTTCAGACCTCGGTGGTGGAGAAGTGCGTGGCCCCGGTGTGGAAGGAGGAGGCCGCCTTCGACCtgccgccgctgctgctgcatcaaggtggtggaggaggaggcacGGAGCGCTCCACGCTGCATGTCCACGTCCTCCACCGGGCCCTGGTGGGTCCAGACAAACTACTGGGACAGGCTGTCAtcaacctgctgctgctcagtgAGGACAAAACCCGCAACAAGACCGA ATGGTTTAAGTTGCTGGATAAGACTGGCAAGGCAGACAAAGACAGAGGAGAGGTGCTGGTAGACATCCAGTTCATGAGGAACAACATGACGGCCAGCATGTTTGATCTCTCTGCTGCCGGCAAGTCAAGATCTCGTCTGGGCAAGTTCAAGGACAAAGTCCGCGGCAAGAAAAAGGAATCTGACACTGCGTCTAACGTGGTGCCGCCCTTCAGTCAGGTTCTGACAGACAGCGAGGAGGAGGGAAACGGGGATGGTGAGGTGGCTGTGGTAAaggatgaaaaaaagaagaaacacaagATGAAGTCTTTGTTTTCCCCCAAGTCGAACCTGCAGAAGAACATGTCTCAGTCCATGTCTGTTCTACCGGGGAAGAACTCCTCACTGAGCGGCAGCCAGTCGTCTGGTTTGAATGTGGATTCATCTGAAG GTAAAAAGAAGTTCAAGTTCCTGAAACATAAACGCTCAGGCAGCTCGGACAGCAAAGATTCCTCCTTGGGTCAACagaaacatgctgctgcagaacaGAGCAACTTGTGCATCAATGGCAGTCATGTGTACTGTGAAGAGCCGCCGCCCCGGACCTCTCGCATCGGCTCCAACTACAGTCTGGCCAGTTCAGGCCTCGGATCCATGGAGGACGTCCCTGAAAGCTCTCCTCCATCTGTTGATTCACTCAGGGCGGTGAGGCAATACTCACCATggacagaggaagaggaggaggaagtagaGAAGATGAAAGAAGATGAGGGTGAACTAAATAGGGAGGAAACAAtaaggatggaggaggaggagaggaggagaaaagaggaagaagagag ggtTAGGAGGCAAGAAGAGCTTGAGAGGTTGAgacaagaggaggaagaaagaaggaggactgaagaggagagagttaaaagagaggaagaagaaaggatTAGGAGGCATGAGGAGGAGAGGGCTCAGGAAGAGAGGAGGCgacaagaggaagaggagaggcttagaagagaagaaaaagagcgTGAAAGATTGgcagaggaaaagaggagacTAGAGGAACAGGAAATGAGGCaaagggaggaggaagagaagattaagatggaggaggaaagggctcaggaagagaggaggagacaagaggaagaggagaggaaattaGCAGAGGAAAAGTGGAAACTGGAGGAAGATGAAAGAAGGATTGAGGAAGAGAgagataaaaaggagaaagaggagaggatcAGGAGGGCGGTGGAGAGGGCTgaggaagaaaggaggagacgagagaaagaggagatgcTGAGAAGACAAGAAGAGGAGCGTGAGGAAAAGAGGAGGCTTGAGGAACAAGAAAGGAGGTGTagggaggaagaagaaaggaTTAGGGTGGAGGAAGAAAGGGCTCTGGAAGAGAAGAGACAAGAGGAAGACGAGAGagtgaggagagaagaagaggagcgtGAATTGGAGGAAAAAAGGAGGCTTGAGGAacaagaaaaaaggcaaaaggaGATAGAGGAGAGTATTAGGGTGGAGGAGGAAAGGGCtcaggaagagaggaggagacaagaAGAGGAGTATAAATTAGCAGAGGAGAAAAGGATTGAGGAAGAGAAATTtagaaaggaggaagaggagaggatcaggaaggaagaggagaggaggagacaagaggaagaggagaaggtgaGAATGCAGGAAGAGGAGCATAAGGAAAAGAGGAGGCTAGAGGAACAAGAAAGGAAGCAAAGGGAGGAAGATGAGAGGAttaagaaagaggaggaggagaggaaggcaATGAGGGAAAAGGAAGAGTTTGAGAGATTGgtggaggaaaagaggaaactagaggaggaagaaaggaaaagCATTGAGGCAGAAGAGAAGAGGATAAgagcggaggaggagaggaggatgaaagaagaggaagatgagagAGTTAAAaggcaagaagaagaagagagaagactagaagaacaaaaaaagagggttgaggaagaagaaaaaagacaaagagaagaagaggaaaggagacgagaggaagaggagagggctAGGAGGGAAAAGGAAGAACATGAGAGATTGGTAGAAGAAAAAATGAgacaagaggaagaagagaggaggagagttgaggaagaggaaaaaaatcaaagggaggaagaggagaggagaaagagggaggagaaagctgaaaagaagagaaaggaagaggaggccaggaaGCTGGAGAAGGAGAAGTTAGCAAGGAAAGCAGAAGAAcaaaagaagaaggaaaatCTAAGCAAACACAAAGCTGCAGGGAAGAAACCCAAAGAGAGCCCGGCAGAAGTCCCTTCCACTAATCCTTTCGATGAAAACTTTTCAAATCCTTCCGATGAGACTCCAGACTCACCTGCTGAACCTCTCCAACAAAG GGTCCAATCTGTTGCATCATTGGTGGCAAGCAAACCCATTTCCGCTGATGAAAAGGATCCTAATAGTACTCAACGGGAGAAGCGGCCGGCTCCTCGGCCTCCAGGAAGGAATCAAGCtgagagacagagtcagagggAGCAGGACGAATCTACACAACATCTGGCACAAATTAACAAGAAGAGTAAAGAGAAAGACATCAAAACTGTCAGCGTTCTCCCTCAGCGCTCGGTGCAAATGATTGCTCCTCTGAGTAGGTCTCCCACTGATGCAAAGATGCAAAACAGTGCCACCAAAGAAACATCAAACGTAGCCAAACACAATAAACGTCATGCTCCGCCTAGGCCTCGTTCTGAGGAAGAAGAGCCATCATCTGAACACAAAAAGGAGGCGAAACAAGTCCCAGCTGTCTATGGTTTGAATCCATTTGATGACGATGAAGATGAAAGTGCAGCCCAAAACGACACAACAACCTCTGGTGATGCTGGTTCAGTACAGTGGCCTCCAGCCGTGTCAAGAACTGCAGATCAAGATTCAGCctctcaaacaaaaataaaatcctcaAAGACCCGCGCACCGCCACTTCCTGTAAAGAAAGCTGGAGGAGACCGCGTTACAGATGATAAATGTGTGACTGATAACGCTGCATCTGACCCCAAGTCAGAGGCTGCAAGTCCTGTGCAGGTCCAGGAGGATCCACTGCAGGTTTCCCAGCCTGCAACAGTGCAGAGTGCTGCGGGGGAGGCAGGTGGGAAGAAGGAGGGGCCTCAAATAGCTCCACGCAG gcTTCAACCTGTAAAACCCCTCAATCCTTTGGAACAGCAATTTGTTTCAGGCGCtcaagaggaaaaagagaacaAATCCACAGGAATCCTTTGTGAAGTTCAGCAGAAAACAAAG GTAAATGACACCGGGCTGAAAGGACCGTACTCCCAGCTGACTCGAGAGGAGCTCATCTCTCTGGTGCTCAAACAGGAAAACCAGCTttcagagagagacacaaagataTCACAGCTGGAGCTGTACATCGACAACCTGCTTGTGCGCGTCATGGAAGAGCAACCGAGTATTCTCATGTCCCTGAACTCTTTGAAGAAAGCTGCGTAG
- the rab11fip1b gene encoding trichohyalin isoform X1 — protein MSLADQQWCPTSVQVTVHQARGLRIKGKSGTNDAFAIMQVGKEKFQTSVVEKCVAPVWKEEAAFDLPPLLLHQGGGGGGTERSTLHVHVLHRALVGPDKLLGQAVINLLLLSEDKTRNKTEWFKLLDKTGKADKDRGEVLVDIQFMRNNMTASMFDLSAAGKSRSRLGKFKDKVRGKKKESDTASNVVPPFSQVLTDSEEEGNGDGEVAVVKDEKKKKHKMKSLFSPKSNLQKNMSQSMSVLPGKNSSLSGSQSSGLNVDSSEGKKKFKFLKHKRSGSSDSKDSSLGQQKHAAAEQSNLCINGSHVYCEEPPPRTSRIGSNYSLASSGLGSMEDVPESSPPSVDSLRAVRQYSPWTEEEEEEVEKMKEDEGELNREETIRMEEEERRRKEEEERFRRQEELERLRQEEEEERVRRQEELERLRQEEEERRRTEEERVKREEEERIRRHEEERAQEERRRQEEEERLRREEKERERLAEEKRRLEEQEMRQREEEEKIKMEEERAQEERRRQEEEERKLAEEKWKLEEDERRIEEERDKKEKEERIRRAVERAEEERRRREKEEMLRRQEEEREEKRRLEEQERRCREEEERIRVEEERALEEKRQEEDERVRREEEERELEEKRRLEEQEKRQKEIEESIRVEEERAQEERRRQEEEYKLAEEKRIEEEKFRKEEEERIRKEEERRRQEEEEKVRMQEEEHKEKRRLEEQERKQREEDERIKKEEEERKAMREKEEFERLVEEKRKLEEEERKSIEAEEKRIRAEEERRMKEEEDERVKRQEEEERRLEEQKKRVEEEEKRQREEEERRREEEERARREKEEHERLVEEKMRQEEEERRRVEEEEKNQREEEERRKREEKAEKKRKEEEARKLEKEKLARKAEEQKKKENLSKHKAAGKKPKESPAEVPSTNPFDENFSNPSDETPDSPAEPLQQRVQSVASLVASKPISADEKDPNSTQREKRPAPRPPGRNQAERQSQREQDESTQHLAQINKKSKEKDIKTVSVLPQRSVQMIAPLSRSPTDAKMQNSATKETSNVAKHNKRHAPPRPRSEEEEPSSEHKKEAKQVPAVYGLNPFDDDEDESAAQNDTTTSGDAGSVQWPPAVSRTADQDSASQTKIKSSKTRAPPLPVKKAGGDRVTDDKCVTDNAASDPKSEAASPVQVQEDPLQVSQPATVQSAAGEAGGKKEGPQIAPRRLQPVKPLNPLEQQFVSGAQEEKENKSTGILCEVQQKTKVNDTGLKGPYSQLTREELISLVLKQENQLSERDTKISQLELYIDNLLVRVMEEQPSILMSLNSLKKAA, from the exons ATGTCTCTGGCGGATCAGCAGTGGTGTCCCACGAGCGTCCAGGTAACGGTGCACCAAGCCAGAGGCCTGAGGATAAAGGGGAAAAGCGGCACCAACGATGCGTTTGCGATCATGCAAGTGGGCAAGGAGAAGTTTCAGACCTCGGTGGTGGAGAAGTGCGTGGCCCCGGTGTGGAAGGAGGAGGCCGCCTTCGACCtgccgccgctgctgctgcatcaaggtggtggaggaggaggcacGGAGCGCTCCACGCTGCATGTCCACGTCCTCCACCGGGCCCTGGTGGGTCCAGACAAACTACTGGGACAGGCTGTCAtcaacctgctgctgctcagtgAGGACAAAACCCGCAACAAGACCGA ATGGTTTAAGTTGCTGGATAAGACTGGCAAGGCAGACAAAGACAGAGGAGAGGTGCTGGTAGACATCCAGTTCATGAGGAACAACATGACGGCCAGCATGTTTGATCTCTCTGCTGCCGGCAAGTCAAGATCTCGTCTGGGCAAGTTCAAGGACAAAGTCCGCGGCAAGAAAAAGGAATCTGACACTGCGTCTAACGTGGTGCCGCCCTTCAGTCAGGTTCTGACAGACAGCGAGGAGGAGGGAAACGGGGATGGTGAGGTGGCTGTGGTAAaggatgaaaaaaagaagaaacacaagATGAAGTCTTTGTTTTCCCCCAAGTCGAACCTGCAGAAGAACATGTCTCAGTCCATGTCTGTTCTACCGGGGAAGAACTCCTCACTGAGCGGCAGCCAGTCGTCTGGTTTGAATGTGGATTCATCTGAAG GTAAAAAGAAGTTCAAGTTCCTGAAACATAAACGCTCAGGCAGCTCGGACAGCAAAGATTCCTCCTTGGGTCAACagaaacatgctgctgcagaacaGAGCAACTTGTGCATCAATGGCAGTCATGTGTACTGTGAAGAGCCGCCGCCCCGGACCTCTCGCATCGGCTCCAACTACAGTCTGGCCAGTTCAGGCCTCGGATCCATGGAGGACGTCCCTGAAAGCTCTCCTCCATCTGTTGATTCACTCAGGGCGGTGAGGCAATACTCACCATggacagaggaagaggaggaggaagtagaGAAGATGAAAGAAGATGAGGGTGAACTAAATAGGGAGGAAACAAtaaggatggaggaggaggagaggaggagaaaagaggaagaagagaggttTAGGAGGCAAGAAGAGCTTGAGAGGTTGAgacaagaggaggaagaagagagggtTAGGAGGCAAGAAGAGCTTGAGAGGTTGAgacaagaggaggaagaaagaaggaggactgaagaggagagagttaaaagagaggaagaagaaaggatTAGGAGGCATGAGGAGGAGAGGGCTCAGGAAGAGAGGAGGCgacaagaggaagaggagaggcttagaagagaagaaaaagagcgTGAAAGATTGgcagaggaaaagaggagacTAGAGGAACAGGAAATGAGGCaaagggaggaggaagagaagattaagatggaggaggaaagggctcaggaagagaggaggagacaagaggaagaggagaggaaattaGCAGAGGAAAAGTGGAAACTGGAGGAAGATGAAAGAAGGATTGAGGAAGAGAgagataaaaaggagaaagaggagaggatcAGGAGGGCGGTGGAGAGGGCTgaggaagaaaggaggagacgagagaaagaggagatgcTGAGAAGACAAGAAGAGGAGCGTGAGGAAAAGAGGAGGCTTGAGGAACAAGAAAGGAGGTGTagggaggaagaagaaaggaTTAGGGTGGAGGAAGAAAGGGCTCTGGAAGAGAAGAGACAAGAGGAAGACGAGAGagtgaggagagaagaagaggagcgtGAATTGGAGGAAAAAAGGAGGCTTGAGGAacaagaaaaaaggcaaaaggaGATAGAGGAGAGTATTAGGGTGGAGGAGGAAAGGGCtcaggaagagaggaggagacaagaAGAGGAGTATAAATTAGCAGAGGAGAAAAGGATTGAGGAAGAGAAATTtagaaaggaggaagaggagaggatcaggaaggaagaggagaggaggagacaagaggaagaggagaaggtgaGAATGCAGGAAGAGGAGCATAAGGAAAAGAGGAGGCTAGAGGAACAAGAAAGGAAGCAAAGGGAGGAAGATGAGAGGAttaagaaagaggaggaggagaggaaggcaATGAGGGAAAAGGAAGAGTTTGAGAGATTGgtggaggaaaagaggaaactagaggaggaagaaaggaaaagCATTGAGGCAGAAGAGAAGAGGATAAgagcggaggaggagaggaggatgaaagaagaggaagatgagagAGTTAAAaggcaagaagaagaagagagaagactagaagaacaaaaaaagagggttgaggaagaagaaaaaagacaaagagaagaagaggaaaggagacgagaggaagaggagagggctAGGAGGGAAAAGGAAGAACATGAGAGATTGGTAGAAGAAAAAATGAgacaagaggaagaagagaggaggagagttgaggaagaggaaaaaaatcaaagggaggaagaggagaggagaaagagggaggagaaagctgaaaagaagagaaaggaagaggaggccaggaaGCTGGAGAAGGAGAAGTTAGCAAGGAAAGCAGAAGAAcaaaagaagaaggaaaatCTAAGCAAACACAAAGCTGCAGGGAAGAAACCCAAAGAGAGCCCGGCAGAAGTCCCTTCCACTAATCCTTTCGATGAAAACTTTTCAAATCCTTCCGATGAGACTCCAGACTCACCTGCTGAACCTCTCCAACAAAG GGTCCAATCTGTTGCATCATTGGTGGCAAGCAAACCCATTTCCGCTGATGAAAAGGATCCTAATAGTACTCAACGGGAGAAGCGGCCGGCTCCTCGGCCTCCAGGAAGGAATCAAGCtgagagacagagtcagagggAGCAGGACGAATCTACACAACATCTGGCACAAATTAACAAGAAGAGTAAAGAGAAAGACATCAAAACTGTCAGCGTTCTCCCTCAGCGCTCGGTGCAAATGATTGCTCCTCTGAGTAGGTCTCCCACTGATGCAAAGATGCAAAACAGTGCCACCAAAGAAACATCAAACGTAGCCAAACACAATAAACGTCATGCTCCGCCTAGGCCTCGTTCTGAGGAAGAAGAGCCATCATCTGAACACAAAAAGGAGGCGAAACAAGTCCCAGCTGTCTATGGTTTGAATCCATTTGATGACGATGAAGATGAAAGTGCAGCCCAAAACGACACAACAACCTCTGGTGATGCTGGTTCAGTACAGTGGCCTCCAGCCGTGTCAAGAACTGCAGATCAAGATTCAGCctctcaaacaaaaataaaatcctcaAAGACCCGCGCACCGCCACTTCCTGTAAAGAAAGCTGGAGGAGACCGCGTTACAGATGATAAATGTGTGACTGATAACGCTGCATCTGACCCCAAGTCAGAGGCTGCAAGTCCTGTGCAGGTCCAGGAGGATCCACTGCAGGTTTCCCAGCCTGCAACAGTGCAGAGTGCTGCGGGGGAGGCAGGTGGGAAGAAGGAGGGGCCTCAAATAGCTCCACGCAG gcTTCAACCTGTAAAACCCCTCAATCCTTTGGAACAGCAATTTGTTTCAGGCGCtcaagaggaaaaagagaacaAATCCACAGGAATCCTTTGTGAAGTTCAGCAGAAAACAAAG GTAAATGACACCGGGCTGAAAGGACCGTACTCCCAGCTGACTCGAGAGGAGCTCATCTCTCTGGTGCTCAAACAGGAAAACCAGCTttcagagagagacacaaagataTCACAGCTGGAGCTGTACATCGACAACCTGCTTGTGCGCGTCATGGAAGAGCAACCGAGTATTCTCATGTCCCTGAACTCTTTGAAGAAAGCTGCGTAG